The following proteins are encoded in a genomic region of Coffea eugenioides isolate CCC68of chromosome 6, Ceug_1.0, whole genome shotgun sequence:
- the LOC113775345 gene encoding NAC domain-containing protein 2-like produces MEKDPLNQEIQLPPGFRFHPSDEELIVHYLRKKATKIPLPAAIIAEVELYKFNPWDLPKKALFGEDEWYFFTPRDRKYPNGMRPNRMASSGYWKATGTDKPILSSSGAKVIGAKKALVFYTGRPPKGNKTDWIMHEYRLPEATWTAKKERSMRLDDWVLCRVRQKTGTAGNFWEDRNGPASKETVQCHPKLDKHCPVPMGTTSTAPATAEMVREYPYKDCPMVPFLFGSQEFACMDTVSNISFQGSKASSQTGPPCVDSVSNISFEGNKTSSVCGDNFNIDYLQNAVLPSSSSGNGLLHMRKRKNILTIEGNGTEGDISFTHPHKKQTYRSEGQMEGNQPQSTSNDTTGTVSCSTNQMEKYNSSVDQLGSITMCQDLYSLAFA; encoded by the exons ATGGAAAAAGATCCACTCAATCAAGAGATTCAGCTCCCTCCTGGCTTTCGATTTCATCCCTCCGATGAGGAACTCATCGTGCACTATCTCAGGAAAAAAGCCACCAAAATCCCACTCCCGGCTGCTATTATTGCTGAAGTTGAACTTTACAAATTTAACCCCTGGGATCTACCAA AGAAAGCTCTATTTGGGGAGGACGAATGGTACTTCTTTACTCCGAGGGATAGGAAGTACCCGAATGGGATGAGGCCTAATCGAATGGCATCCTCAGGTTACTGGAAGGCTACTGGAACCGATAAGCCTATCCTGTCTTCCTCCGGTGCAAAGGTCATCGGAGCCAAGAAAGCTTTAGTGTTCTACACAGGACGTCCCCCAAAGGGTAACAAGACTGACTGGATCATGCATGAGTATCGGCTGCCCGAAGCAACTTGGACCGCCAAGAAAGAAAGATCTATGAGA TTGGATGACTGGGTGCTTTGCCGAGTGAGGCAGAAAACCGGCACGGCAGGAAACTTTTGGGAAGACAGAAATGGTCCTGCAAGCAAAGAAACAGTTCAATGCCATCCAAAATTGGATAAACACTGCCCTGTCCCTATGGGAACAACAAGTACGGCTCCCGCAACTGCTGAAATGGTCAGAGAATATCCATACAAAGACTGTCCAATGGTACCATTTCTCTTTGGCTCTCAAGAATTTGCTTGCATGGATACCGTCTCTAACATAAGTTTCCAAGGCAGCAAGGCTTCCTCACAAACTGGCCCTCCTTGCGTGGACTCAGTATCCAACATAAGTTTTGAAGGGAACAAGACTTCATCCGTTTGCGGGGACAACTTTAACATAGACTATTTGCAAAATGCTGtccttccttcttcttcttccggTAATGGTTTGTTGCACATGCGGAAGAGGAAAAATATACTAACAATAGAAGGGAATGGTACTGAAGGGGATATTAGTTTCACACACCCCCACAAGAAACAAACCTACAGATCAGAAGGCCAAATGGAGGGCAATCAGCCCCAGTCTACGAGCAACGACACTACAGGTACCGTTTCTTGCAGTACAAACCAAATGGAGAAATACAACTCCAGCGTGGATCAGTTGGGCTCTATCACGATGTGTCAAGATCTATACAGTTTGGCCTTTGCTTGA
- the LOC113775322 gene encoding syntaxin-71-like, producing the protein MSVIEILTRVDAICKKYDKYDIDKQKDANIAGDDAFARLYSAIQSDIEAALQKAETAANEKNRASAVAINAEIRRTKAKLLEEVPKLQRLAVKKVKGLSGEELAARNDLVLALPDRIQAIPDGAAAAPKQSGGWGASASRTEIKFDSDGRFDSDYFQQTDESNNFRQEYEMRKVRQDQGLEVISEGLDTLKNMAHDMNEELDRQVPLMDEIDTKVDKATSDLKNTNVRLKDTVNQLRSSRNFCFDIILLCIILGIAAYLYNVLKK; encoded by the exons ATGAGTGTGATTGAAATTCTCACTCGCGTCGACGCGATCTGTAAGAAGTATGACAAGTACGACATCGACAAGCAGAAGGACGCCAACATCGCCGGCGACGATGCCTTCGCTCGCCTATACTCTGCCATCCAATCTGACATCGAAGCCGCTCTTCAG AAAGCTGAAACAGCTGCCAACGAGAAGAATAGGGCATCAGCAGTAGCCATCAATGCTGAGATTCGTCGAACCAAGGCGAAGTTACTGGAGGAGGTTCCCAAACTCCAGAGATTGGCTGTCAAGAAG GTTAAGGGGCTTTCGGGTGAAGAACTTGCTGCTCGTAATGATCTGGTACTTGCTCTTCCAGATAGGATTCAAGCCATACCAGATGGTGCTGCTGCAGCACCCAAGCAATCTGGAGGCTGGGGAGCTTCTGCTTCTCGTACAGAAATAAAATTCGATTCAG ATGGGCGTTTTGATAGTGATTATTTTCAACAAACTGATGAATCAAACAACTTCAGACAAGAGTATGAAATGCGGAAAGTGAGACAG GATCAAGGTTTGGAAGTCATATCAGAAGGTTTGGATACACTGAAAAACATGGCCCACGATATGAATGAG GAGTTGGATAGACAAGTTCCTTTAATGGATGAGATTGACACCAAG GTAGATAAAGCGACATCTGACCTGAAGAATACAAATGTCAGACTTAAGGATACTGTAAATCAG CTGAGATCTAGtcgaaatttctgttttgatatCATTTTGTTGTGCATTATTTTGGGAATTGCAGCCTACTTATACAA TGTACTAAAGAAGTGA
- the LOC113774727 gene encoding zinc finger protein JACKDAW, whose translation MLVMSANMFTVPPSVNGFSPEPADTNPTSSTSNPKSNSTTTNPAGKKKRNLPGNPDPDAEVMALSPKTLMATNRFICEICNKGFQREQNLQLHRRGHNLPWKLKQRTTKEPVKRKVYICPEKTCVHHDPSRALGDLTGIKKHFSRKHGEKKWKCEKCSKKYAVQSDWKAHSKTCGTREYKCDCGTLFSRKDSFITHRAFCDALAEESARITSVAANNFNFKTDQQHLNGGALLNHPGSFPHGLSGPTGISQIGVDFATGNQLKPRLSLWLDQASNHQLNHADMPPSQNLYMPSASHHDIMQMSSAADVFGNYGMPWQQLEKSSAPPSSAPSSSAANLSLSPMMPQQVLKDEGAGGSINTQTLSSLYSPGAASNNDISHSKSSATPMSATALLQKAAQMGSSKSTAAIFGNGFGIMNPSSSSSSPAAAANMIAFSSGLAQNRTEMMQVFGKQTDNMMGGGSNMTSSTSSTLTNNLDHQPMVQTSTAADSQSVASLGGFHRHPGFNAVVEHASLTRDFLGMGGDGGRPFLPHELAKFASMSSAMGLGHFSSNH comes from the exons ATGCTAGTCATGTCTGCAAATATGTTTACAGTTCCCCCTTCAGTCAATGGCTTTTCTCCAGAGCCAGCTGATACGAACCCTACTAGCAGTACTTCCAATCCCAAATCCAACTCCACCACCACTAACCCAGCTGGcaaaaagaagagaaatctACCAGGAAACCCAG ATCCAGATGCTGAAGTTATGGCTCTCTCGCCCAAGACCCTTATGGCAACGAACAGATTCATATGCGAAATTTGCAACAAGGGTTTCCAAAGAGAACAAAACTTGCAGCTTCATAGAAGGGGGCACAATCTTCCATGGAAGCTTAAACAAAGGACTACTAAAGAGCCAGTGAAGAGGAAGGTGTACATATGCCCAGAAAAGACATGCGTCCACCACGACCCGTCTCGAGCACTCGGGGACCTCACCGGGATAAAGAAGCATTTCAGCAGGAAGCACGGGGAGAAGAAGTGGAAGTGTGAGAAATGTTCAAAGAAGTACGCAGTTCAATCGGACTGGAAAGCTCATTCTAAGACTTGCGGGACTAGAGAGTATAAATGCGACTGTGGAACGCTCTTTTCCAG AAAAGACAGCTTTATCACGCATAGAGCTTTCTGCGATGCCTTAGCTGAAGAAAGTGCAAGAATTACTTCTGTTGCGGccaataatttcaacttcaaaaCTGATCAGCAGCATTTAAATGGTGGTGCTCTGCTAAATCATCCGGGTAGTTTTCCTCACGGACTGAGCGGTCCAACTGGGATTTCACAAATTGGGGTAGACTTTGCAACTGGAAATCAGCTCAAGCCTAGACTTTCATTGTGGTTGGATCAAGCTAGCAATCATCAGCTCAATCACGCTGATATGCCCCCAAGCCAAAATCTCTACATGCCCTCGGCTTCACACCATGACATCATGCAAATGTCGTCGGCCGCTGATGTCTTTGGCAATTATGGCATGCCTTGGCAGCAGCTGGAAAAGAGTAGCGCACCACCGTCATCAGCACCATCGTCTTCCGCAGCAAATCTCTCCTTATCGCCGATGATGCCCCAACAAGTCTTAAAGGATGAAGGAGCCGGAGGCAGCATTAATACCCAAACCCTTTCTTCTTTGTACTCGCCTGGTGCTGCCAGTAACAATGATATCAGTCATTCAAAATCTTCGGCGACGCCAATGTCGGCCACTGCCCTTCTCCAGAAGGCAGCTCAGATGGGGTCATCTAAAAGCACCGCAGCAATCTTCGGCAATGGCTTCGGCATAATGAACCCCTCCTCTTCGTCGTCTTctcctgctgctgctgctaATATGATTGCTTTTAGCAGTGGTTTAGCGCAAAATAGGACAGAGATGATGCAGGTTTTCGGGAAGCAAACGGACAATATGATGGGCGGGGGTTCGAATATGACTTCGTCAACCAGTTCCACGTTAACCAATAATCTGGATCATCAGCCCATGGTGCAAACCAGTACTGCCGCAGACAGCCAATCTGTGGCTTCCTTGGGCGGTTTTCATCGTCACCCGGGATTCAATGCAGTCGTCGAACACGCAAGTCTAACCAGAGATTTTCTGGGAATGGGAGGAGACGGCGGACGTCCATTCTTGCCACACGAGCTTGCTAAATTTGCCTCAATGAGTTCAGCCATGGGTTTGGGGCATTTCAGTAGCAATCACTAG